In the genome of Columba livia isolate bColLiv1 breed racing homer chromosome 1, bColLiv1.pat.W.v2, whole genome shotgun sequence, the window TTTTGTCTGGGATTTAAGTCTCTGGTTGAAATCCAGGAGGTTAAAATTGTTTATTGTAATTCATTGTTTTCAAGGGATCATAATGTTATGAAATTTTATATCTGGTGCTTAAGTTTTCATGCATTCTGGCATGCTTTTGAAGATAGCAGTAAAATACAATAAACAGTGTAAGTTGTTGGACCATATATCTCTCCCTCAGAGACAGCTATGACGAGCACATGTACACCTGAATAGCAGTGTTTTGTAGTACTTGCCCAATTGTCCTGTGCAATTCAATGCTTGCATGCCCAATTAGAGGTAAGGCTTCTGCTTGACTGGAATTACCTTATAATTCCCCATTTTTACTATCTATAAGTCATATATTTGAGGAGAAACTAGGGAAGAAAATAACTACTCTTCAACAGATGCTTTTTGATATGTTGTCATCAGTAAGGATGATGGcattgctgcttctctgaagTCTTCTGGTAATGGAGTCCCTGAACTCCATGGGGGCTGAAGGAGACAGCTTGGCATGTTCAGTACATTGTGATTTGTGATGTCCATCCTATCTTGCCACACACTGAAGAATCTGTCACCCAGTTCTTAATACTGAATTTGGAAAATTCTGCAAGATACTCCTCAATTATAATGATGTTGTGTAAGTGTAAAGGACAGAATTTCCAAGGGACAATTATTGCACTGTGACTTGTTACTGAGAGcttaacattttcagttttaggAGCTGGTGTTGCAGAGGTTTACACATGTGCTTCTTGCTTGCTAACCTTTGGTTAGATCTGCTCATCATATGTAGAGTTTAGGTCATTGGACTAGGATTAGAGAGAGAGATGAATTTAATACATCACAGTATTTTAGCTGGATTATTAAATGTGCATATATACACGCGTTTAGATTTTTGAGTGTTTCTCATCTAAAGGGTTCTTCACAGTAGTCTGTGGGAGAAGGATGAGAGACAATGGGCAAAaggtgaaagggaaaaaaaagggcaaaccatACGAAAAAACAAAGAAGCGAAAAAGAGCACCACCACCCCAAACATCCCCAAAACTGCAGCTGCTCCAAAGCTTACACTATGAGGGTATCAGAGAGGTGGTGTACTCTCTGTTCTTCTGGATTTTCAGGAGTTGACTGAATAAGCTCTGAGTAACTTGATCTGATCTCATAGCTGAACTTACTTTGAGTGGGAAATTTGATAAGAAACATCCTAAGAATCCTTTCACCTTGAATTATCCTGTGGTAGTATGACATACACTCATATAGGATTAAGTAGTATCCGGCAGATGTACAGATACTACATTGATCTGTTCTATAACATCCCCTCCTATTGCTACACAGTAAATGAGTGTAAATTCTTCATTATGTATTTTTAGCATACCGACTTTTCTCAGGTAGTGcttaatgctttttaaatattaaatgaaatcagtattaaagaaaaaatcccCTTTCTGCATgtatatgaaatatatatagatatatggCATATATTGTGACATAAAtgcaacatatatttttttaattttatttttaaagattctGTAATGTTAAAGGCACTATCAAGTTTGCAGCTGCAAATAAAATGCGCCTTAAAACAACCTTACTCTTCTAATCTTCGTAGGTGACTGTCAGCCTCTGGATGTCTCTTCAGTACATCATAACAACACATTTTTGAAGTACTCTGTATCATTGCTGGGTTACGGTTTTTATGGCGATATATTAAAAGACAGTGAAAAGAAACGGTGGATGGGTCCCATGAGATATGACTACTCAGGTAATTACATAATTATTAAATTCCCTTGTCAGCATGTAGATATATTGGAGCAGTTGATATATGTTTTCCAAACCAAGCTGCTCTGATGCTTTTGAACATAAGAGGCAAACTGAACCTGATTTTAAACTCCTTGTGATACCAAGTAGAGTGGATCACATTATGTAAAGCTCCATGACTTGGGGGATAACATAACAAGCTTATTAAAGTTGTGTTGAATTTGACTATATAGCACAGTTAACAAATTAACTGatagttaatattttaattattttatgggCTATATAAAGAGCTAAGAAGTTTATATTTACCTGTTATAAATTATGTTGAAAGCAACCCTAATTCAAATTTGTTTAATAAGTTTTTATTACTAAAATTGCTAGTGCTGTTAATAGAAACGTGTTGTGTTATGTCAACTAGTTTTAGCTGCctaaaaagtaatattttttctgtgatagtaatttttactttattttcagtCAGTCAGAGATAGGCACTTCTCTCTACTGGACATTCAACTGATGGAATGAATTGTTAATTTTGTCCTTTCTCTAGCACTGATTGTAGAAAGCACTGAGTGGTTTATTGCAGTGAGCTAATATTTGGACCAATGCTATGTTACTGGAAGGTATTTTTTGCCacctttgatttgttttgtgttagggaaagaagataaaaaagcaGGGTGCTGTAGACTATTATTAAGATTCAGCATTGACATACAGCTAAAATTTTTAGTTGTCTCTTAAAGATGTCAAGCAAACTAATGGCACTATTGCAAATGTTACAGTTGGGGGGgttatttccttgtcttttacTGACTAAGACATCATAACACAAAGAGCTGTGAGCTTGAGGAGAGCAACTATGGTTTTGCAATCCTTAGAGAAGGAAGGAGCGGAACCATCAAGGGGTGTATGTAGAGCTGTTAAGCAATGTGGATTTATAATGACTTAATGCTActtattcctttttttatgTAGGCTTCAagacttttctttctcatcatTACTATGAAGGAACAATTTCTTTTCAACCAGCAAAACACACACTGGGATCTCCACGAGATAAAGATAGCTGCAGAACAGGGTAGGCTAATGGTTATCTCCAGATATTTGACGTGAACTATTTGTAAAGGCCTGTACATAAACTGTagtcacagaaatatttaacatCAAGACACTTACTCTGAAGGAGatgagctttttaaaaagtttatttacTCATTAAAAAGAACACCTCATTTTGTCAGGTTAGTAAACAAAAACGTAATAAAATTTTGTGAGCTTATGTCTCCTCTCCCccaattttaaatgaaacaaagtaTAAGAGCACAGTAGCCAGTTACAAGTTGCTGAGGGTACTATGCTGTGTTACTGCTGATACATGAAAAGTCTGGATACCTCATAACTTCTACAAATGggaataattattaaaaaaaatctcaaatgtCCACATTGTAATTGGACCTAGCAATGTTAGCAATTATTTTAGTGCCATGACAACAGCTGGCATGTCTTGTCCTGAGGATAGGTCCTTTCAGGAACCAACCTATTTAGTTCTTTTCTTTAGACTATAACTATGTTATATAACTTCCTCACTTATGTCTTCAATCAGAGGGCCTACCTTAATCACCCAGtgttccttcttttctctttgctttcaccTGCTTGAAGTTATGCAccattatttattattcttcttTATATATGAAGCTGTCAGAGATATAGTAGTTGTCACAGCAGTATACAGAGGAGCCAGAAACTTTGGCCAGGAACTACATGGAATTTATTAAGGCTCTGCTGTAATGCTGCTGTGGCATGCTACAGATCAGTCTTCAGCACTAGCTGGAGCAACTATCCTGATCCATCCTTTGCCTTGATGCAGGCAAAGCTCCAGAGGGAGAAGGCTGTCATCCAGGTCTCACTCAGGGAGGAAAGAGTGCCTGGAGCCTCACGGGGGATTTTATACATCCTGATAATTGCTTGAAGGGCAATAGGGCTGGGCACAAGCAGTTCAGGAGAATCCTGGAGTGTTGTGATGACAGTGATCATGCAGTTGATTGACAAGTTGACgagcagaaatgctgctctGGTCTtgttacagaaaaggaaaatgaaggatGTGACGGTTGAGGGCAGTCTTGGCAGCAGTGACTGTGAGCTTACAGAGTTTAAAATCCTGAGAGAAGTGAGCAAGACAAAAATTAGAATTGCAATGAACTTTAAGAGAGCAGATTTTGGTTTATTCTGGAATCTTGGCAAGATCCCCTGGGAGACTTCCCTGGAGTACAGAGGCCCAGGAGACTTGGTTGGTACTTCCTCAGAGCACAGGAATGGTCCATTCTGATATACAGAAGCTTTGAGGAAGCATGATAGAAAGCCAGCGTGGATGAGCAAGGATAAGTATCGAAGGTGGAAGTGGAATGGGTTACTTTGGAGGAATACGGAGACATTTCCTAACTGTTCAGGGATGGAACCAAGAAAACCAAAGCTCGGATGAAGCTGAAATCAGTGAGGGATGTGAAAGGTGTTACTTCTTACAAAGGGGTTAAATAGGTATGCCAAACATGCCAAAGGAACTGTGGTATGGGGAACCCCGTGATAAAAGATATGGAAAAGGCTGGGACATGcctccttttccccagttttCACTGACACAGTCTGCTCCCAGGCCTTACAGGTCCCCATGCCCATGTATAAGGGGGAAGCAGTGGATGCTACATACTTTAGCAAGGCCTctggtgctgtttcttttagTATTCTTAAAATCAAATTTATTAGGTATAAACAAGATAAGTGGATAGTGGAAAACTGGCTAGACTCCCTAGAAAGGTTGTACTGAGTCCCACTGGCAACCAGTTACTAATGGTGTCCCTAAGGGATCAATACTGGGGCTAATACTGTGCAACATGTTTATTAATGACTGGGATGGTGGCAGAGAGTGCCCTCGCAGCGGTTTTATAGATGATACCAGATTTTGAGGAGTGGGTTACATGTTGAAAGTCAGGGCTGCTATTCAGAGGGACCTTGGCTGGCTGAAGAAATGGCTGATAGGAACCTCCTGAAGTTTAGGAGAGGCAAATGTCATGTACATGGGGTGGAGTAGACCCATGCAGCAGTACTGACTGGTTAGAAGGCAGCTCTGCCAAAAAGAACTTTGGGATCCTGATGGACAACAGCTGTAcctgagtcagcagtgtgtccTTGAGGAAAGCAGCCCAACTGTATATTGGGCTTTCTATGCAAAAGAGAAGCCAACAGGTCAAGAGAAGTATTtttccccctgtactcagcactttTGAGATGAAGGACTTGCACCAGCATGTCAATGTCTTTCACTGTTTCAGCAGTCAAATAtaggagcaggttgcccagaggtcTTGTGGACTCTACCCTTGCAGATATTGAAAACTTGACTGAACAAGACTGCAGACCTCCTGATCCTACAATACCTACTTTGAGCAGAGACATGGACCACattagaggtcccttccaacccatgCGAACTTATGGCTCTGTGATGCTGTTATTTCTGACATCCAGTCATCGTCAGCACTGTACAGAAGTAACGGTGCTGCCTGCAGGGCTCTCATGATTCCTCCCTCATCAGGGCTGTCAGTGTCGTGCTGCATCTTGTGGTGGCAAAAGGTCCTATAATGATTGggtaaaacaaaaatgttaaagtgAATAATGGTTTGGTTTTCAAAAACTGagtggtatttttgttttcaggtgTTACATTTGCAAGAAAAGTGAGCAACAGCTGGCAGAACAGAAGAAGGAGTGTGGATTAAAATATGAAGGTAATTTATCATAAAAAGATGGTGTAGTATTATACAAAATATTAGTTTTCAGAATATATTAGTTTaagtgtgtggggttttttaaaagttactagataatttattgttttttttaaggcaaatacatgtaaatatgtgaaaaatatGTAAGATGTCTCCACCCAAACCTCAGAAAATTCTGATAAAATTATACTAATTACTTGTATATTTcagtgtgttgggtttttttgagaaatatatATTCTGTGAGCTAGGACTCTGTGGGTTCTTTTGTGAGAAGGACTTAACTGATAAGCTGTGAGGTAGTATAGAAGGGAATAGTTCATTAAGATAACTTTCAGAATAGATCAGGATTAAAAATCTGTGTCTGTTAGGACAAAAGTCACCATAGGTAAAGCTGTTTATTAAATACTTATGAGGCAGCGAACTTGGACACCTAATAACCTGTCTAGTTGACTTCAGTATTTCTTTACAATACCCCACTAATACTCACTATAAATGATATaataaatgagatttttctcctctttctcaaGTTAAGCTCTCCTTATActttttcctccccatttcAATCCCTGAGCACACTtccatggatttttttattttaataggcataacttttccttcctttagtTAAAACAACTGTTGATATCCTGGATTCTGTGCGGTCTACCTCCTAGTTATATCTCTTCATGTCAAATGGCCACATGCCAATGGGAAGCACTGCTGTTGATTGGCTGGTGGCCTTGCTGGAGTAAGATACGCAGATTCAGTTGGCTGAGTTTTGCCTCTGATCTCCGTTCATGGTCTTGGAGAAAACCCTCTTAAACACCAGGCAGCCTTCAGCCTTCCCGGGCTGCCTGCTTCTGGGTGCTTctgctctcttctttttttttatttcttgtagaTCCCAGTGCGTAAAACCATACTTTTCTTGACACAAGCACCGTTCCTTATGCCCCAGATTATTTTATAATTACAATTATTTTGCACAGTATCTCTGCCAGTTTCTAGACATTTGTTAGCAAAAGGAGTAGCATCATACTATAGAGGTTCATTGGTAGTATGAAGACTGTGTATAGATTTCTGTGCCAACTTCAGTTCCTGTTACACATGCTTATACCTAGTGCTTTCATCCCAGATACTGCTCTCTGATCTTTGATACTATCAACGGATGGCCAGATTGGAGTATTTCTTGAGTTGTTTTAATTTATGCCCAGATTCAACTAAAGAAATTGCTTTACATAGTATTTTCTTAGGAGCTAAATCTGATAGtaagtggggttttttagtAAGAAAAACCTGTAGTTAGAAATTGCCAActcttttcttttgtgttgtttggtttttgtttgtttgtttgatgggtttttttagtttcgtgtgtgtgtttgggtggggtttttgttatttgtttttaatctgcCATTTTGTTAGCTTTAAACCAGCAAAGgagcaaaagcagaagaaagccaCAGGTTAGTGAGCAATCAAGACTGCTTTAGCCAGCATTGCACAAGACATTAAGCAGCTGATTATATAGGATATTGTTTACTTCAGTCCATTTTACTTCTGGTAGCTGGCTTTCTTTACAGTCCAGTCTCTTTTCCATGCGCTACTGGTAAGCAAATGATGACAATCAGCTACTCCTGCTTTGCAAGAAAAAGCATGCGCTCAGTAAATTTTGGGTGTTGGTACTTTACACTGATTTCAGCAACTTgcagtgtatatatatacaacAGACAGTTGAAATGAATGCTATTTATGCTCTCCATGCTTCTAGTCGCTCTGTATGAAAGACATTGTTGGCAAATAATCTGTGCTATTACAGTGATACACCCTGCAGAATGGTTACGAAAACAGTTGGTCGTCTAAAATGTGATGAAGACCCTGACTTTGTTCTTGCTTGAACAGTGAAGCTTTTTTTGAGTAACATGCTGAAGTTTATACTGGATAGTACTTTTCCACCAAGGTGAAAACAGTCTATAATAGTAACATATATAAGCATTTTACCTGAAGTAATTCGAGTCTTATTACAGTGAGTATATGTCAAAAGTTAACACACATCTACACACACTATAGACGAAATTATTAATGCTTCTCagataaacaacaaaaagattTAGTGGTAAAGagtgttggttttattttgttgtttatgtACGGGAAGATGCCTggtttttttataaataagcaCTTGTATAGTTCTGGACACAGATGTTTCCAGTTCCAGTAGTGTCTTATGTTCTGTTCAGGTACCTTCATCTCAGAGCAGGGCCTCATAATTTCCATCCAGCCTGAACAAAGTCATTCTGCAGTTTGACGTTTAAGTCTTTCTCATATCTCTTAAGACACACATTTTGAACctgatttaaattatttctttctgtaatacCATGTTTGAAAGCAACATAAAAAGATCAACTGTAAAGCAAGCAATACTAAAACCACTCTGGCAAATGATGTGAAAATGTTGAATTTAAgagctgtgttttttcttattattactGTTTTGTTTATCAGGAGATAGCATAGTCTGGATGGAAAAAATTGTAATAATGATTCTCAGTTGTAATAATGATTCTCTAAAGTAAATGTGAAGTTCCTAGAATTAAGATAGTAAAGGATATCAGAATTTCAGGCATATATGTCACCTATAGTCCCATCAAAGAAGCACCTTGAAAATAACTAAATTTAAGCCAAATGTGGGGAACTGAATAATATTAGATTTCTAAGTCTATGCTAGTTAATGTGCCTCAATGTCTATGTTGCTGTGGTTCGATGATCAAACTTTAACAAGCTTGTATAAACAAACTTTATCAATTTTTGTTAATTCCTTAATTTTACCCCTTTTATCAATGTTGGCATTTCACTCCTGAACTCCAGTCTTACAGTCATGTGTATCTCCGTAGACTGTTCTGCAATCCTAACTTCTGTGAAGTTGTTCATTTGAAATGTCTGAGTCCACTTATATTGGGAGGAGAAAAGGACCGTTATGGCTACTTTATGGCTTTTTCTTATTGCAGTCAGGAAGGTGATTATGTGTAATCTAAAAATGCAAAGGCATTTATCTGTTTTTGTCCATGTTCAAGGAAATACAGTTTAGATGAAAACTCCGCAGTGCCTGCCAGTGTTTCTGTTCCAGAAAACTCCTCTGCCTGTTGGTTGTATTTATACCATCACACATTGAAGCTCATTCTATGTCTAATCTCTAACAGACAGGTTTCACGTTGTTGAAAGCAGACTTTTGTACTATTTTCCAGAAATCTCTGAAAATTTACACAGGAAAGTTCAACTCTGTTAATATTATTAATCTTCAGACATTTGGGGTTGCATTGGAAACAGACTCCTGATCTGCTGCCTACTGGTCTTTGCTGAACCCTGagttctctcttccctttttgtcttttttttttcaaatataaattgCGGCATTAAGGCAGAAGAGGAATATTGGTTTGAAAACCAAATACTAATGTCTTTGCATCATTGTTTGAGATTAACATGTTGAAGAGCAAGAATGAAGTTCGAAGTTTAAAATCCCTCTGAACTTTCTCACTTCAAGAGTTGTAACTTGCCTCTGACTTTTCCCTACCTAAGGCTTCGTGGCTTTACCCAATTAACATCAATCCTGAATTTTACATATGTATGTCAGAAATGGTGAGCACCTCTAGTAGATAATCACAGTCtgtgaagagagaaaacaacttTCTCTGTTAGGAtatgaaaaatagatttttaattttttttaaatgcagtttattttcGATATTTATTGAAAGTGCCTGAATATGCCCAAGAAAAACTTTTAAGTTGCCAAGAATTAttgctttttaatgtttttgtgaGTGGATCAAATCATAATGTATCTCCACACTTTTATTGATCTGTTTCAGAAGATGAAGAAGGGTGGAAGGTTATTAAAGGGAAATTTCTGGCCATCAATGCAGTGAATATGAGCTGTGCCTGTCCACGAAGTCCAAAAGGTCTTTCACCAGCAGCTCATTTGGCAGATGGTTCAGCTGACCTCATTCTAGTTCGTAAATGCTCTAGATTTGATTTTCTGCGGTATCTTGTCAGACATACAAACCAAGATGATCAGGTGTGTATTCTCTTTGACACTGAATTCTCCAGAGTCAATCTGTTGTACATGTTGGTATTCTTATATGACAAAAAGAACATCTACAAagcagttttgggtttttttatttgtgtgtgggttttttgtttgtgttttggtttggttctgggtttgtttggttttggtttttaagtttaTACATTCTGGGTAATAAAATCTTAGCATGtgtgccattaaaaaaaaaagacagctaaGTCATGTCTTTGGCCGTGACATTCTaacaaaattctgcttttgctaATTGAATTCTGTTTCATGCCATTTTCTATATATTTACTGTTTGGACAGTATTCAAAGTGATTCAAACACAGCTGTGTTCCCATGTATTTGTCAGGAAAAACTGCTCGTGGCAGTATAATGCAGCTGAGGTAGAAGATGTAGTGAAGAATAATAAATCACTTTTTGTCAACTTTATAAAAATGCGGCTTATAAGAAAGTTACCAGAACTGCAGGTTGATTGTAGACTGAAGGCTTTTATCAGAATGGTAATACATATATGTGACCAGGATATATGAGCTTTATACATTCAGCTTCAAAATTATTCCTTGCATATGTTGTAGCTGTCAGGATAAACTACGAGGGGAGATTGCTGTCTGCTTTGGATTGGAGTATCTGTTGAAACCAGAGCTATGGCTGTGAATACACACATTTAATATCTGTCACAACCTGATATTATTAAAATGTTCTCGAAATTATCTGAACAATGGGCTAATGTCATATCTAGTTATAGAAGCAATAATAAATCTCACTTGTTTATGATGCTATCCTTCCTCCTCTGTAGAAGAATTAGTATAGATTCTCTTTCCTGTATTTCCTCATGACCATTCCctgggacactgtgtgtgtgtctgtattcCTCCTTCCTGCTATTCTCAGTCTCCTTCCCTTCACCCTTTCTCACTCACGCTCACTGTTCTCTTGATATTTTTGATTATTTGAAGCCTTCCCTAGCTACCTTTCAAATTGGCTTCAACATTTATCAAGAGACTACATTCTGCTGAGATTTGAGACATGAGAGCATTCATAGGTGGCTCTGTGCAGCTGTGGATACCACTTGGCAATGGAGCTGTTTGGACTGACACGCTGCTTAGTGAGCCTCCTCGTACCTGTGAACCACTGCTTCCCACTATGGAGTTTGACacctatatttttaattttgttggaATATAATGATATTGCCCTCTACTCTTATTTTTGTGTACACCCAGCTCTGTAATGTGATCACACTGCCATGGAATTCGCACCTTCAGGGCATTGTTCCGAATGCAGAAAGCTTTCATAAAAGCCCATGTGTCTTAAGGACTGTAGTTGAACAGGTCCTGAGGACGGTACCAAGATCCAATCCAAACTTTTTTGACTTTGATTCCATGTTATAATAGTTTTTCTGGggtatttgtatttgtttttgtaCCCATTTACTCATAACCTCAGAACATGTTACGTGATTATCTGTGAAGTGGCAGTATTGCAGCTGGTTGAAGAGGACCATTGAAAAGTTAAgttccattttttctttattgtttctgacttttgcagttttttaaaacaaaactcccTCTATATCGCAGGTAAGCTTCTCTAGAAAATTGGAATAGAGAGATTTTCTTGAATACAAAATGCTGCATGCTGAGTTGCTTTACACATTAAATGTATTGAACTAGTTGTAATTACctgttttgatttattattttctttgtagtttGACTTCTCATTTGTAGATGTTCATCGGGTGAAGAGTTTTCAATTTACATCTAAGCTTTCGGATGACAACGAGAGCAGTGTCACAGACATAGGAAAGAAACGTTTTGGCCAGTTCTGCAGAGATCATCCAGCCTGTTGCTGTAATATTGCTAATAGCACCTGGAATTGTGATGGAGAAACTCTGGACAGTTCAGCCATCGAAGTGAGGTAAGCATCGATATTTCTTTCCATGTACCAGAAAATATATTAAgctttttcactgatttttgaAGATGCTCGTAAAGACCTCCCCAAAAGATGACTCCACATAGCAAATTTAAGTCttctgataatattttttttgttgttgctgttgttaatTTTGAGAATACTGCTACCATTTATATTGTAAATGATCGCTCTGACTGAAAGAGATGGATGGCCCCCCCCTACTGGGTGGATGGTCCTACTTACTTCTTAGGTACTGATATTATGTGCTTGAAGTATTGAAAGTGAAGGTGGTGTTGAGAGGATTCTTTTTTAAGTGAGTGGAGTACCTCAGTACTCTGAGCAATAGCTTTTCCTCTTAAATTTAAGCTTAACTAAGCATATTTGTCTTAAAGAAATACTGAGTATGTCCCATAGTttgtgtttttgacacacagaaCAGTCTTATCTCCAGTCTTGGCATATGGAGAAAGAGGTTTGCAGTTGTGCGAATAATCAAATTAGAACTAAATAGAGGTTTGTGAAATTTGAAGGGCTTTTTGCCCCTTTGTGGTTGTCTTTTTTGGTtgattgttttgatttcttgtttttaaaacaaagggaagcagaaacacaatacaaaatatttacatgcaAGTGCATTCTGTTAAGACATAATCACTTAGCAGTCCAAAgtgatttttataaatattgtaTATTGTGTATCATCAGCTGTATAACATCTCAGTGCCCCATAGAACTTCTGTGTGGAAAAGAGCAGGAGGGATGGATGTGTGAAAGTATCCGGCATTCTTTGCAGGGGAAGTTTGTATCAAGATTGAGAAcacagtttctgcagtctgGAGCAAGGAACTTTGTTCAACTGATTGAAATTCATGGATTATTAGAATTAAACGTGtagaagtaatttatttcttattaattGATTCCCATATTTTTCAGGGTTCACTGCCAGCTAATGAAACTATTTGCAAGGGGAATCGAGGAAAACTGTAAAGATGAAGCTGCCTGCAGCCAGAGTAGTGTTGAACAATTACTATAGACATTGTTCCTCCaatggggagaagaaaaaaaagaagctcaaGGAAATTGAGTAAATATGCATTTTAGTCAAATtgacaagtattttaaaattttagatttttttttttaatggcttcaGTATAATTTTAGACATCTTATTGCattgtgtctttttttaaaaaaacattgtaGTCATTAAAATTATATCTTGGAGCAGTGTAATCTAAGTTATATTAAAGAGAGTATtgctgtatgtatatatgtattcaCAAATTCTCTGTGCTTTTCTAGAGAGCTCATTTAGCAGGTGTTACAATAATATCTAAATGTTATAAAACATTGGACTTTGCATTGTCATCAAACCAACATATTAAGACAAGTTATTTTCAGTGTCTGAGAAGATACGATCTCCTGGGAGTGTTATGTAGCTGCATGTGGCTTAAATGCTGGATCACAACAGCATTGTcatttgcatcttttttttttttaagtaaaataccTTCATTTTGTAATTCTAACTATTCCTAGCAACTTATCAATGCAATTCAAACACACATTCCTGGCTTTAAGTAATAACAATAAGAGTTTagaaatactttgaaaaataaaagcacatctGCATACAGATCATATTTTATCCTGCATATTCTCTTTAGAAAGGCTTCCTTGCATGATGCTTTTTGGGATTATAAAGGGTTTTATGACTGTTGGGATGATACCAAATACcacacacagaaacagaaatgtcttGCAAGCAACTTGCAGGGATGCTTATAATACCAGGAAGGCTCAggcaaaggaaaacataaatatcTTCTGAAACA includes:
- the CERK gene encoding ceramide kinase isoform X5; amino-acid sequence: MAKPHAFTVYYVKKARNHRWRCSDVTFWCVDEYLCNQWIQALKELLEMQKSRPKQLLVYINPYGGKRQGKRIYEQKVAPLFSLASISTDVVITEHANHAKDNLLEVNINKYDGVVCVGGDGMFSEVMHGLIGRMQKDSGIDQNNPKAPLVQCNIRIGIIPAGSTDCICYSTVGISDPVTSALHIIVGDCQPLDVSSVHHNNTFLKYSVSLLGYGFYGDILKDSEKKRWMGPMRYDYSGFKTFLSHHYYEGTISFQPAKHTLGSPRDKDSCRTGCYICKKSEQQLAEQKKECGLKYEEDEEGWKVIKGKFLAINAVNMSCACPRSPKGLSPAAHLADGSADLILVRKCSRFDFLRYLVRHTNQDDQFDFSFVDVHRVKSFQFTSKLSDDNESSVTDIGKKRFGQFCRDHPACCCNIANSTWNCDGETLDSSAIEVRVHCQLMKLFARGIEENCKDEAACSQSSVEQLL
- the CERK gene encoding ceramide kinase isoform X1, with translation MEQLPGGRRPRLVSSLGLGQRSCEVTLDEERGGIAWRDPRPPRRGSENCFVPTSEIIAVEETELNKKQRNTGKWQKMAKPHAFTVYYVKKARNHRWRCSDVTFWCVDEYLCNQWIQALKELLEMQKSRPKQLLVYINPYGGKRQGKRIYEQKVAPLFSLASISTDVVITEHANHAKDNLLEVNINKYDGVVCVGGDGMFSEVMHGLIGRMQKDSGIDQNNPKAPLVQCNIRIGIIPAGSTDCICYSTVGISDPVTSALHIIVGDCQPLDVSSVHHNNTFLKYSVSLLGYGFYGDILKDSEKKRWMGPMRYDYSGFKTFLSHHYYEGTISFQPAKHTLGSPRDKDSCRTGCYICKKSEQQLAEQKKECGLKYEEDEEGWKVIKGKFLAINAVNMSCACPRSPKGLSPAAHLADGSADLILVRKCSRFDFLRYLVRHTNQDDQFDFSFVDVHRVKSFQFTSKLSDDNESSVTDIGKKRFGQFCRDHPACCCNIANSTWNCDGETLDSSAIEVRVHCQLMKLFARGIEENCKDEAACSQSSVEQLL
- the CERK gene encoding ceramide kinase isoform X2, producing MEQLPGGRRPRLVSSLGLGQRSCEVTLDEERGGIAWRDPRPPRRGSENCFVPTSEIIAVEETELNKKQRNTGKWQKMAKPHAFTVYYVKKARNHRWRCSDVTFWCVDEYLCNQWIQALKELLEMQKSRPKQLLVYINPYGGKRQGKRIYEQKVAPLFSLASISTDVVITEHANHAKDNLLEVNINKYDGVVCVGGDGMFSEVMHGLIGRMQKDSGIDQNNPKAPLVQCNIRIGIIPAGSTDCICYSTVGISDPVTSALHIIVGDCQPLDVSSVHHNNTFLKYSVSLLGYGFYGDILKDSEKKRWMGPMRYDYSGFKTFLSHHYYEGTISFQPAKHTLGSPRDKDSCRTGCYICKKSEQQLAEQKKECGLKYEDEEGWKVIKGKFLAINAVNMSCACPRSPKGLSPAAHLADGSADLILVRKCSRFDFLRYLVRHTNQDDQFDFSFVDVHRVKSFQFTSKLSDDNESSVTDIGKKRFGQFCRDHPACCCNIANSTWNCDGETLDSSAIEVRVHCQLMKLFARGIEENCKDEAACSQSSVEQLL
- the CERK gene encoding ceramide kinase isoform X4 gives rise to the protein MSPVPENCFVPTSEIIAVEETELNKKQRNTGKWQKMAKPHAFTVYYVKKARNHRWRCSDVTFWCVDEYLCNQWIQALKELLEMQKSRPKQLLVYINPYGGKRQGKRIYEQKVAPLFSLASISTDVVITEHANHAKDNLLEVNINKYDGVVCVGGDGMFSEVMHGLIGRMQKDSGIDQNNPKAPLVQCNIRIGIIPAGSTDCICYSTVGISDPVTSALHIIVGDCQPLDVSSVHHNNTFLKYSVSLLGYGFYGDILKDSEKKRWMGPMRYDYSGFKTFLSHHYYEGTISFQPAKHTLGSPRDKDSCRTGCYICKKSEQQLAEQKKECGLKYEEDEEGWKVIKGKFLAINAVNMSCACPRSPKGLSPAAHLADGSADLILVRKCSRFDFLRYLVRHTNQDDQFDFSFVDVHRVKSFQFTSKLSDDNESSVTDIGKKRFGQFCRDHPACCCNIANSTWNCDGETLDSSAIEVRVHCQLMKLFARGIEENCKDEAACSQSSVEQLL